One stretch of Zingiber officinale cultivar Zhangliang chromosome 6B, Zo_v1.1, whole genome shotgun sequence DNA includes these proteins:
- the LOC121991836 gene encoding far upstream element-binding protein 2-like, protein MADDLHYSSRPDNKRKFGNPADGVAPSLPTRRMSGFSAPIASSSPDGGSGGASPAQQSYNSVPPPLDGIELAKQRAQEIAARLFSDAEAKRPRVETAGGTDDLRDRGFGSAPSDFTLKHSSQTVTSQIGMTSHPIPTYGFQNSNKKIEIPNGRVGVIIGKSGETIKYLQLQSGAKIQVTRDMDANPNSLTRSVEIVGTSEQISKAEQLINDVLAEADAGASSTIASQKFGSVQPGAEQFQMKVPNNKVGLVIGKGGETIKSMQAKSGARIQVIPLHPPPGDTSTERTVYIDGTQEQIEIAKQLVNEIIISEPRGRNPATSGGYQQGYYAPRPPTSWGPPSAPPAQQPGYAYMPPGAYPGPPPQYNMPQSTYGSYPPSEWDQTSNQSTQKTAPGSGYDYYNQQSQQQQQSVGGSSTDGTAGYNYGQPLPNYNNQASYGTATYSQTSAGQQGYGQDGFSSGYSAPAYSEAAPNPQSGYDQQAYASTLSYGTMGTQSQDGSASAYGAQGGSTQASAVQQPPLSQPPNTTTAGYQGTLASGYGIPPTSLQRYGNQPPPSTGYGQKPPPSYEQSPQVQKPPAPQSVHGQGQQAQAPPGSYMQSTVVQPGYGQPQPYGVPTHNQPGYVQQQQQPYNVQPPAYSGDNGSETATKASGT, encoded by the exons ATGGCGGACGACCTTCACTATTCTTCTCGACCCGATAACAAGCGAAAGTTCGGTAATCCGGCGGATGGAGTCGCCCCTTCGCTGCCCACGAGGAGGATGTCAGGCTTCTCGGCACCGATCGCCTCCTCGTCTCCTGACGGCGGTTCGGGCGGTGCTTCCCCCGCCCAACAATCTTACAATAGCGTTCCTCCGCCCCTCGATGGAATCGAGCTCGCCAAACAGCGGGCCCAGGAGATCGCAGCGAGGCTGTTCAGTGACGCCGAGGCCAAGCGACCGAGGGTTGAGACAGCCGGAGGCACAGACGATTTGAGGGACAGAGGCTTTGGCTCTGCTCCGAGTG ATTTTACACTAAAGCATTCGAGCCAAACAGTAACTTCTCAAATTGGCATGACTTCTCATCCAATACCAACTTATGGTTTTCAGAATTCAAACAAAAAGATTGAAATTCCAAATGGAAGG GTTGGTGTAATTATTGGAAAGAGTGGAGAAACTATCAAATATCTTCAACTTCAATCAGGGGCAAAGATTCAAGTAACTAGAGATATGGATGCCAATCCTAATTCACTGACTAGGTCAGTGGAAATTGTGGGTACGTCTGAACAGATTAGCAAAGCTGAACAGTTAATTAATGATGTGCTTGCTGAG GCTGATGCTGGGGCTTCTTCCACCATTGCATCTCAGAAATTTGGTAGTGTTCAACCTGGTGCAGAACAATTTCAGATGAAGGTTCCAAACAACAAG GTTGGTCTTGTTATTGGTAAAGGTGGTGAAACTATAAAGAGTATGCAAGCTAAATCTGGTGCACGTATCCAG GTGATACCTCTCCATCCACCTCCTGGTGATACATCAACTGAAAGAACAGTATATATAGATGGCACGCAGGAGCAGATTGAAATTGCAAAACAGTTGGTCAATGAAATTATTATTAGTGAG ccTCGTGGTAGAAATCCAGCTACCTCTGGAGGATATCAGCAAGGTTACTATGCACCCCGTCCTCCAACAAGCTGGGGTCCACCTAGTGCGCCACCCGCGCAGCAACCTGGTTATGCTTACATGCCTCCTGGAGCTTATCCTGGTCCACCACCTCAGTATAATATGCCTCAATCAACTTATGGAAGCTATCCTCCATCTGAATGGGATCAAACATCCAATCAATCTACTCAGAAAACTGCACCAGGTTCTGGATATGATTACTACAATCAGCAATCTCAACAGCAGCAACAGAGTGTTGGAGGATCCTCTACTGACGGTACTGCAGGCTACAACTACGGGCAGCCACTTCCTAATTACAATAATCAGGCTTCCTATGGTACTGCCACTTACTCTCAGACGTCTGCTGGACAACAAGGTTATGGGCAAGATGGATTTTCTAGTGGATACAGCGCTCCTGCTTATTCCGAGGCAGCGCCCAACCCACAGAGTGGGTATGATCAGCAGGCCTATGCTTCCACTCTTAGCTATGGCACAATGGGCACCCAATCTCAAGATGGATCTGCCTCTGCTTATGGTGCTCAGGGTGGGTCAACTCAAGCATCTGCAGTTCAACAACCTCCATTGAGTCAACCACCAAATACTACTACTGCTGGGTATCAAGGAACTCTTGCATCTGGATATGGCATTCCTCCAACATCACTGCAAAGATATGGGAACCAGCCCCCTCCCTCAACTGGATATGGTCAAAAGCCACCGCCTAGTTATGAACAATCTCCTCAAGTCCAGAAGCCACCTGCTCCTCAGTCAGTTCATGGACAAGGTCAGCAAGCTCAAGCCCCTCCTGGTAGCTATATGCAATCCACTGTTGTCCAGCCTGGATATGGTCAACCGCAACCCTATGGTGTGCCAACTCATAACCAACCAGGTTAtgtgcagcagcagcagcagccatACAATGTGCAGCCTCCTGCATACTCTGGTGACAATGGAAGTGAAACTGCAACTAAGGCATCTGGAACCTGA